The Micromonospora sp. Llam0 genome contains a region encoding:
- a CDS encoding SRPBCC family protein codes for MRTETFTDRFTVAAAPDRVHAHLADPTNHIGLSPLIVAVRDIERSTDTDGHTVLRYVAVERFRIVGPLRYDNILHVRQAETDPGRRLVMQVRSPARVSVRFVMDTEPDGTGSAVTVTVSLTMPTLLRSYVVRTARRVQMFRARTLAERMSG; via the coding sequence GTGCGCACCGAGACCTTCACCGACCGGTTCACCGTCGCGGCGGCACCGGACCGGGTGCACGCCCACCTGGCCGACCCGACCAACCACATCGGGCTGTCGCCGCTGATCGTCGCGGTCCGCGACATCGAGCGGAGCACCGACACCGACGGCCACACCGTGCTGAGGTATGTCGCGGTGGAGCGGTTCCGGATCGTCGGGCCGCTGCGGTACGACAACATCCTGCACGTCCGGCAGGCCGAGACCGATCCGGGTCGCCGACTCGTGATGCAGGTGCGCAGCCCGGCGCGGGTGTCGGTGCGGTTCGTGATGGACACCGAGCCGGACGGCACCGGGTCGGCGGTGACCGTCACTGTGAGTCTCACCATGCCCACCCTGCTGCGCTCCTATGTGGTGCGCACGGCCAGGCGGGTGCAGATGTTCCGGGCCCGTACCCTGGCCGAAAGGATGAGCGGCTGA
- a CDS encoding response regulator transcription factor, with protein MTASQTEAKLLVVEDDPNILELLSASLRFAGFDVTTATSGSAALNAARERRPDLVVLDVMLPDLDGFEVIRMMREAGTRTPVVFLTARDATDDKIRGLTLGGDDYVTKPFSLEELTARIRAVLRRTSNGGQTSSRLTFADLELDEETHEVYRAGNRVQLSPTEFKLLRYLMLNANRVLSKAQILDHVWNYDFRGDDNIVESYISYLRRKVDNTQPRLIHTLRGVGYVLRKPAA; from the coding sequence ATGACCGCATCGCAGACCGAGGCGAAGCTGCTCGTCGTCGAGGACGACCCGAACATCCTCGAACTGCTCTCCGCCAGTCTGCGGTTCGCCGGGTTCGACGTCACCACCGCGACCAGCGGCAGCGCCGCGCTGAACGCCGCCCGCGAGCGCCGGCCCGACCTCGTGGTGCTCGACGTCATGCTGCCCGACCTGGACGGCTTCGAGGTGATCCGGATGATGCGGGAGGCCGGTACCCGTACCCCGGTGGTCTTCCTCACGGCGCGGGACGCCACCGACGACAAGATCCGCGGGCTGACCCTCGGCGGCGACGACTACGTCACCAAGCCCTTCTCGCTGGAGGAGCTGACCGCCCGGATCCGGGCGGTGCTGCGGCGTACCAGCAACGGCGGTCAGACCTCGTCCCGGCTCACCTTCGCCGACCTGGAGCTGGACGAGGAGACCCACGAGGTCTACCGGGCGGGCAACCGGGTGCAGCTGTCACCGACCGAGTTCAAGCTGCTGCGCTACCTGATGCTCAACGCCAACCGGGTGCTGTCCAAGGCGCAGATCCTCGACCACGTCTGGAACTACGACTTCCGGGGCGACGACAACATCGTCGAGTCCTACATCTCCTACCTGCGCCGCAAGGTCGACAACACCCAGCCCCGGCTCATCCACACCCTGCGTGGCGTCGGCTACGTGCTGCGCAAACCAGCGGCGTGA
- a CDS encoding ABC transporter permease subunit: MNLVRSELLKITTTATWWVFGLIYLPLWAVTLLVNYVQTSVLSDPGRFGPTTPENDEVLSAVSEAPALAANLYTNGQFFGLLVVMLLGVIVVTNEYFHQTATTTFLTSPRRTEVVLAKLAAASLLGFVFWLITTVVNLIAGALVLATFDIGPEFGSGAVWEAVGLNGLAYLLWAIFGVGFGVLIRSQLGATVSAILLYLGGYLGTAIILATLASRFGDWVSDLQWLVPSIASQLMVAGTDLPDSPPRWTGALILIGYALLTGIVGTVITRRRDIS; encoded by the coding sequence ATGAATCTGGTACGCAGCGAGCTGCTCAAGATCACCACCACCGCCACCTGGTGGGTCTTCGGCCTGATCTACCTACCGTTGTGGGCGGTCACCCTGCTGGTCAACTACGTGCAGACCAGCGTGCTCTCCGACCCTGGGCGGTTCGGCCCGACGACGCCGGAGAACGACGAGGTGCTCAGCGCGGTCAGCGAGGCGCCGGCGCTGGCGGCCAACCTCTACACCAACGGCCAGTTCTTCGGGCTGCTGGTGGTGATGCTGCTCGGCGTGATCGTGGTGACCAACGAGTACTTCCACCAGACCGCGACGACGACCTTCCTGACCAGCCCGCGACGCACCGAGGTGGTGCTGGCGAAGCTGGCCGCCGCGTCGTTGCTCGGCTTCGTCTTCTGGCTGATCACCACGGTGGTCAACCTGATCGCCGGCGCGCTGGTGCTGGCCACCTTCGACATCGGTCCGGAGTTCGGCTCGGGCGCGGTCTGGGAGGCGGTCGGGCTCAACGGTCTGGCCTACCTGCTGTGGGCGATCTTCGGGGTCGGCTTCGGGGTGCTGATCCGCAGCCAGCTCGGGGCCACCGTCTCGGCGATCCTGCTCTACCTGGGCGGCTACCTCGGCACGGCGATCATCCTGGCCACACTGGCGTCCCGGTTCGGCGACTGGGTCAGCGACCTGCAGTGGTTGGTGCCCTCGATCGCGTCCCAGTTGATGGTCGCCGGCACCGACCTGCCGGACAGCCCGCCCCGGTGGACCGGCGCGCTGATCCTGATCGGCTACGCGCTGTTGACCGGCATCGTCGGTACGGTGATCACCCGCCGCCGGGACATCTCCTGA
- a CDS encoding 1-acyl-sn-glycerol-3-phosphate acyltransferase, with protein sequence MAPRPLASSPRPLGGSPRPYGHGTFWRPRSGCGVGCLPPPPTVPAAGRLTRLTRLTGVLGMLAAGLVLLVVLPLLTRRLRPVAGRLWARGLLRTLGVRLRLVGRLPDRAALLAANHVSWLDTLAILAVTPARLLAKREIRGWPVIGALARVGGTLFIDRDRPRTLPGTVADIAAALRAGHQIAVFPQATTTCGTAGRATSGGRCSSGAPRPAPFRPALFQAALDAEVPVVPLTLTYHFAGPADRVAAGPVAAGPAPTSVAAFIGDEALWPSVRRVLGLRDLTVTLDAGAPLPPDRFRHRRALARLADRDPVPTRSALDLVG encoded by the coding sequence ATGGCACCGCGACCGCTCGCCAGTTCACCGCGACCGCTCGGCGGGTCACCGCGACCGTACGGCCACGGCACCTTCTGGCGACCTCGATCCGGGTGCGGGGTCGGCTGCCTGCCGCCCCCACCCACCGTGCCCGCCGCCGGCCGGCTGACCCGGCTGACCCGGCTGACCGGCGTGCTCGGCATGCTCGCCGCCGGGCTGGTACTGCTGGTGGTGCTGCCGCTGCTCACCCGGCGGCTACGCCCGGTCGCCGGGCGGCTGTGGGCCCGCGGCCTGCTGCGTACGCTCGGCGTCCGGCTGCGGCTGGTCGGCCGGCTGCCGGACCGGGCGGCGTTGCTGGCCGCCAACCACGTCTCGTGGCTGGATACCCTGGCCATCCTCGCTGTCACCCCGGCCCGGCTGCTCGCCAAGCGGGAGATTCGTGGCTGGCCGGTGATCGGCGCGCTGGCCCGGGTCGGCGGCACCCTGTTCATCGACCGCGACCGGCCCCGTACGCTGCCCGGCACGGTTGCCGACATCGCCGCCGCGTTGCGCGCCGGGCACCAGATCGCGGTGTTCCCGCAGGCCACCACGACCTGCGGCACCGCCGGCCGGGCCACCTCCGGCGGCCGGTGCAGCTCCGGCGCGCCGCGCCCGGCACCGTTTCGCCCCGCGCTGTTCCAGGCCGCCCTCGATGCCGAGGTGCCGGTCGTCCCGCTCACCCTGACGTACCACTTCGCCGGGCCGGCCGACCGGGTAGCGGCCGGGCCGGTAGCGGCCGGGCCGGCGCCGACCAGCGTGGCGGCGTTCATCGGGGACGAGGCGTTGTGGCCGTCGGTACGGCGGGTGCTGGGGCTACGGGATCTGACGGTGACGCTGGACGCCGGCGCGCCGCTGCCGCCGGACCGGTTCCGGCACCGGCGGGCGCTCGCCCGGCTCGCCGACCGCGACCCGGTGCCGACCCGCTCCGCCCTCGACCTCGTCGGCTGA
- a CDS encoding S1C family serine protease, producing the protein MSEHETTPPAEPSDKAQPPASPWQAPAASGQPDPAAGRSSTDWTPTNQPYAGSPAPAQPAPEALAPAQPAPSSPAPEAPASAQPASAQPVTGPPLSGQPQAGPYAPGYAQVPYGQHGQWSHGQPYAGHGYGQPHVSWSPPPGAAAQAGAQRPPNRVGRIVAGSAVVLALMLGSGAVGGAVVAAFDNGGAAPAVQTGSNGGGSAAPVIDRSSLAEIADAVQDSVVSISTGSGEGSGVVLNAEGFILTNNHVVESARGGSVTVYFADGGSASGSVVGTDARTDLAVVKVDDVDGLSPATLGDSSTMRVGDTVLALGSPLGLQGSVTAGIISAQDRTISVGGQQQSPFGGGGQVSSMSGLLQTDAPINPGNSGGALVNTNGEVIGINTAIATSGQGEGNIGVGFAIPSNKAADVAEALMAGEEVSHPYLGVSVTAADEGGALIAAVEDGSPADQAGLAQGDVVVQIGDTPVNDSDDLVAAVQSGQVGEQIEITYERDGEARTASATLVDAP; encoded by the coding sequence ATGAGCGAGCACGAGACCACGCCGCCGGCGGAGCCGTCGGACAAGGCTCAACCGCCGGCCAGCCCCTGGCAGGCCCCTGCCGCGTCGGGTCAGCCCGACCCGGCCGCCGGTCGTTCGTCCACCGACTGGACGCCGACCAACCAGCCGTACGCCGGCTCACCCGCGCCGGCCCAGCCCGCGCCTGAGGCACTCGCGCCGGCTCAGCCCGCGCCCAGTTCACCCGCGCCTGAGGCACCCGCGTCGGCTCAGCCCGCGTCGGCTCAGCCGGTTACCGGGCCGCCGCTCAGCGGCCAACCGCAGGCCGGCCCGTACGCTCCCGGCTACGCCCAGGTGCCGTACGGGCAGCACGGGCAGTGGAGCCACGGCCAGCCGTACGCCGGACACGGCTACGGCCAGCCGCACGTAAGCTGGTCGCCGCCGCCCGGCGCCGCCGCCCAGGCCGGTGCCCAGCGGCCGCCGAACCGGGTCGGCCGGATCGTCGCCGGCTCGGCGGTCGTCCTCGCCCTGATGCTCGGCTCCGGTGCGGTCGGCGGTGCGGTGGTGGCCGCCTTCGACAACGGCGGCGCGGCGCCGGCGGTGCAGACCGGCAGCAACGGCGGCGGCAGCGCGGCGCCGGTGATCGACCGGTCGTCGCTCGCCGAGATCGCCGACGCCGTCCAGGACAGCGTGGTGTCGATCTCCACCGGCTCCGGTGAAGGCTCCGGTGTGGTGCTCAACGCCGAAGGCTTCATCCTGACCAACAACCACGTCGTCGAGTCGGCGCGCGGCGGATCGGTCACCGTGTACTTCGCCGACGGCGGCTCCGCGTCCGGCAGTGTCGTCGGCACCGACGCGCGTACCGACCTGGCCGTGGTCAAGGTCGACGACGTGGACGGGCTGTCCCCGGCGACCCTCGGCGACAGCAGCACGATGCGGGTCGGTGACACCGTCCTGGCCCTGGGCAGCCCGCTCGGTCTGCAGGGTTCGGTGACCGCCGGGATCATCAGCGCGCAGGACCGCACCATTTCGGTGGGCGGCCAGCAGCAGAGCCCGTTCGGCGGCGGGGGGCAGGTCAGCTCGATGTCCGGGCTGCTGCAGACCGACGCCCCGATCAACCCGGGGAACTCCGGTGGCGCCCTGGTCAACACCAACGGTGAGGTGATCGGCATCAACACCGCGATCGCCACCTCCGGGCAGGGCGAGGGCAACATCGGGGTCGGCTTCGCGATCCCCAGCAACAAGGCCGCCGACGTGGCCGAAGCGCTGATGGCCGGCGAGGAGGTCAGCCACCCGTACCTCGGGGTGAGCGTGACCGCGGCCGACGAAGGCGGCGCGTTGATCGCGGCGGTCGAGGACGGCAGCCCGGCCGACCAGGCCGGCCTGGCCCAGGGCGACGTGGTCGTGCAGATCGGCGACACCCCGGTGAACGACTCGGACGACCTCGTCGCGGCGGTGCAGTCCGGCCAGGTCGGGGAGCAGATCGAGATCACCTACGAGCGCGACGGCGAGGCGCGGACCGCCTCCGCCACCCTCGTCGACGCGCCGTGA
- a CDS encoding ATP-binding cassette domain-containing protein, with amino-acid sequence MSEDGRIVVSGLTKQYRNVRAVDDLSFAVEPGRVTGFLGPNGAGKTTTLRMMLNLVTPTSGHATVGGRRYADLTDPLRHVGAVLEASSAHKGRSGINHLRVICAAAGLPLRRAEETLGLVGLTPAAKRKFKGYSLGMRQRLGIAAAMLGDPKVLILDEPANGLDPEGIRWMRDLLKSFAAQGRTVLVSSHLLAEMQLLADDVVIIAAGRLVRHGPVGEVMASMSGAPTVRVRTPHGEKLTAALGRAEATVQTAPDGALLVVGADAPTIGRTALAEGVELHELTTERPDLERVFLELTSAKAAIR; translated from the coding sequence ATGTCGGAGGACGGACGCATCGTCGTCTCCGGGCTGACCAAGCAGTACCGCAATGTCCGCGCGGTCGACGATCTGTCGTTCGCCGTGGAGCCGGGGCGGGTGACCGGCTTTCTCGGCCCGAACGGGGCCGGCAAGACGACCACTCTGCGGATGATGCTCAACCTGGTCACGCCGACCAGCGGTCATGCCACCGTGGGCGGGCGGCGGTACGCCGACCTGACCGATCCGCTGCGGCACGTCGGCGCGGTGCTGGAGGCCTCCAGCGCGCACAAGGGCCGCTCCGGCATCAACCATCTGCGGGTGATCTGCGCCGCGGCCGGGCTGCCGCTGCGCCGCGCCGAGGAGACGCTCGGCCTGGTCGGGTTGACGCCGGCCGCCAAGCGCAAGTTCAAGGGCTACTCGCTCGGCATGCGGCAGCGGCTGGGGATCGCCGCGGCGATGCTGGGCGACCCGAAGGTGCTGATCCTCGACGAGCCGGCCAACGGGCTGGACCCGGAGGGCATCCGCTGGATGCGGGACCTGCTCAAGTCGTTCGCCGCGCAGGGCCGCACGGTGCTCGTCTCCAGCCACCTGCTGGCCGAAATGCAGCTGCTCGCCGACGACGTGGTGATCATCGCGGCTGGTCGGCTGGTCCGGCACGGCCCGGTCGGCGAGGTGATGGCGTCGATGTCCGGTGCCCCGACGGTCCGGGTCCGCACCCCGCACGGCGAGAAGCTGACGGCGGCGTTGGGCCGGGCCGAGGCGACGGTGCAGACCGCGCCGGACGGCGCGCTGCTGGTCGTCGGGGCGGACGCGCCGACGATCGGCCGGACCGCCCTGGCCGAGGGCGTCGAGCTGCACGAGTTGACCACCGAGCGACCCGATCTGGAACGGGTCTTCCTGGAACTGACCAGCGCGAAGGCGGCCATCCGATGA
- a CDS encoding GNAT family N-acetyltransferase, protein MAVLLTAATPARTSEYVVSVADDTDQVAAAQRLRRQVFAAEFGANSDTRSGGVDADRDVDGFDEHCDHLIVRDTRTGAVVGTYRLLPPDRAARVGRWYADTEFDTRPLRLIGDHLVEAGRACVHPDHRGGAVINLIWAGIARYLRERDLRWLGGCASVPLHDGGASAHAVWRTVRDRHLAPPLLRVRPRRPWLAEPEPPPAPALPRTGRVGMPPLLRGYLRLGAWVCGEPAYDPDFAVADLYVLLSLDRTDPRYLRHFLEL, encoded by the coding sequence ATGGCCGTGTTGCTGACCGCCGCCACCCCAGCCAGGACCAGCGAGTACGTCGTCTCCGTCGCCGACGACACCGATCAGGTCGCCGCCGCGCAACGACTGCGTCGCCAGGTGTTCGCCGCCGAGTTCGGTGCCAATTCCGACACCCGCTCCGGCGGGGTGGACGCCGACCGGGACGTGGACGGGTTCGATGAACACTGTGACCATCTGATCGTCCGGGACACCCGGACCGGTGCCGTGGTCGGCACCTACCGGCTGCTGCCGCCGGACCGCGCCGCCCGGGTCGGCCGCTGGTACGCCGACACCGAGTTCGACACCAGACCGCTGCGGCTGATCGGTGACCACCTGGTGGAGGCCGGCCGGGCCTGCGTGCACCCCGACCACCGGGGCGGTGCGGTGATCAACCTGATCTGGGCCGGCATCGCCCGCTACCTGCGGGAACGTGACCTGCGCTGGCTGGGCGGCTGCGCCTCGGTGCCACTGCACGACGGCGGGGCGAGCGCCCACGCGGTCTGGCGTACGGTCCGGGACCGGCACCTGGCCCCACCGCTGCTGCGGGTCCGGCCACGCCGCCCCTGGCTCGCCGAACCCGAACCGCCACCTGCACCGGCCCTGCCGAGGACCGGCCGGGTCGGCATGCCGCCGTTGCTGCGCGGCTACCTGCGACTCGGCGCCTGGGTGTGTGGCGAACCCGCGTACGACCCCGACTTCGCGGTCGCCGACCTGTACGTGCTGCTCTCGCTGGACCGGACCGATCCCCGTTACCTGCGTCACTTCCTGGAGCTGTGA
- a CDS encoding cell wall metabolism sensor histidine kinase WalK, with protein sequence MNRPTLAPAPVTGWLRGVPLRVKLVTSVLSLVLTALLVISVSSAFFLRSYLVDQIDTDLRDYVTDLRDEVSKAQRLPAWDQPASVVRPLPTNYLVVVSYQDGPLGGPYYDDDRIATGELPRWPADWDGFAALQGEPKTVYARNGAPRWRMLYASLPTGDVIAVGQSLVDVDRAVSRLVWIDILVGIGVVTLLALAGAAIVRTNLRPLVEIEQTAAAIAAGDLSRRVPDPEPGAHVPQTELGRLSRTLNAMLTQIEAAFTARASSEWAARMAEASAREAAVAAQSSETRARRSEERMRQFVADASHELRTPLTTIRGFAELYRQGAAAASPQEAARLVRRIEDEAARMGLLVEDLLLLARLDRERPLDLAPVELSVLASDAVQAARAVDPQRRVELDIGPGAGRLVVLGDDARLRQVIGNLMTNAISHTPADTPVTLRLRAAEPGFATVEVADEGPGLTPEQSERVFERFYRADAARTRSAERPTGTGLGLAIVAALVAAHSGTVEVHSEPGAGAAFRVRLPLAETELVDPDSDSIDNGES encoded by the coding sequence GTGAACCGGCCGACGCTGGCGCCCGCCCCGGTGACGGGCTGGCTGCGCGGCGTACCGCTGCGGGTCAAGCTGGTCACCTCGGTACTCAGCCTGGTCCTCACCGCGCTGCTGGTGATCAGCGTGAGCAGCGCGTTCTTCCTGCGCAGCTACCTGGTCGACCAGATCGACACGGACCTGCGTGACTACGTCACCGACCTGCGCGACGAGGTGAGCAAGGCGCAACGCCTGCCGGCGTGGGACCAGCCCGCCTCGGTCGTCAGACCGCTGCCGACCAACTACCTGGTGGTCGTCTCGTACCAGGACGGCCCGCTCGGCGGGCCCTACTACGACGACGACCGGATCGCCACCGGTGAGCTGCCGCGCTGGCCGGCCGACTGGGACGGCTTCGCCGCGCTGCAGGGCGAGCCGAAGACCGTGTACGCCCGCAACGGCGCCCCGCGCTGGCGGATGCTCTACGCGTCGCTGCCCACCGGCGACGTCATCGCGGTCGGGCAGAGCCTCGTCGACGTCGACCGGGCGGTCAGCCGGCTGGTCTGGATCGACATTCTGGTCGGCATCGGAGTGGTGACTCTGCTGGCGCTGGCCGGTGCCGCGATCGTGCGGACCAACCTGCGGCCGCTGGTCGAGATCGAGCAGACGGCTGCGGCCATCGCCGCCGGCGACCTGAGCCGGCGGGTGCCCGACCCGGAGCCGGGCGCGCACGTGCCGCAGACCGAGCTGGGCCGGCTGTCCCGCACGCTCAACGCGATGCTGACCCAGATCGAGGCGGCGTTCACCGCCCGGGCGAGCTCCGAGTGGGCGGCCCGGATGGCGGAGGCGTCGGCCCGGGAAGCCGCCGTCGCCGCCCAGTCCTCGGAGACCCGGGCCCGCCGGTCCGAGGAGCGGATGCGCCAGTTCGTCGCCGACGCCTCGCACGAGCTGCGGACCCCGTTGACCACCATCCGTGGCTTCGCTGAGCTGTACCGGCAGGGGGCCGCCGCCGCGTCGCCGCAGGAAGCGGCCCGGCTGGTCCGCCGGATCGAGGACGAGGCGGCCCGAATGGGTCTGCTGGTGGAGGACCTGCTGCTGCTGGCCCGCCTCGACCGGGAACGCCCGTTGGACCTGGCTCCGGTCGAGCTGTCGGTGCTGGCCAGCGACGCGGTGCAGGCGGCCCGGGCGGTCGACCCGCAGCGCCGGGTGGAGCTGGACATCGGGCCCGGTGCCGGCCGGCTGGTGGTGCTGGGCGACGACGCCCGGCTGCGTCAGGTGATCGGCAACCTGATGACCAACGCGATCAGCCACACTCCGGCCGACACACCGGTCACCCTGCGGTTGCGGGCCGCCGAGCCGGGCTTCGCCACGGTCGAGGTGGCCGATGAGGGGCCCGGTCTCACCCCGGAGCAGTCCGAACGGGTCTTCGAGCGGTTCTACCGGGCCGACGCCGCCCGTACCCGCAGCGCGGAGCGGCCGACCGGCACCGGACTCGGGCTGGCGATCGTCGCCGCACTCGTCGCCGCCCACTCGGGCACCGTCGAGGTGCACAGCGAGCCCGGCGCAGGCGCCGCCTTCCGGGTCCGGCTCCCGCTGGCCGAAACCGAACTCGTCGACCCCGACTCCGACTCCATCGACAACGGCGAATCATGA